One segment of Meleagris gallopavo isolate NT-WF06-2002-E0010 breed Aviagen turkey brand Nicholas breeding stock chromosome 8, Turkey_5.1, whole genome shotgun sequence DNA contains the following:
- the CALHM2 gene encoding calcium homeostasis modulator protein 2 encodes MAALIAENFRFLSLFFKSKDVMIFNGLVALGTVGSEELFSVVAFHCPCSPARNYIYGLAAIGVPALALFLIGVILNNHTWNVVAECHKRGTKNFSTAATFLLFGSIMGRAAVAPVTWSVISLLRGEAYICALSEFVRPSTLDKFPSEFGAEVLARFPCKDVPANLTKFRDEVTRRLRYESQLFGWLLIGIVAVLVFLMKCLKHCCSPLSYRQEAYWAQYRSNEDKLFRRTAEVHSRILAAKNVKQFFGFVALDKEEKELVQEFPVEGVQPSPQWNAITGVYIYRENKGFPLYSRLHKWAKGVEGNGPTPEGHEMLFLAS; translated from the exons ATGGCTGCCCTTATTGCTGAAAACTTCCGCTTCCTCTCCTTGTTCTTCAAGAGCAAAGATGTGATGATCTTTAATGGCCTGGTGGCCCTGGGCACAGTGGGCAGCGAGGAGCTCTTCTCAGTTGTTGCCTTCCACTGCCCCTGCTCCCCAGCCCGCAACTACATCTACGGGCTGGCTGCCATTGGTGTCCCAGCCCTGGCACTATTCCTCATTGGCGTCATCCTGAACAACCACACCTGGAACGTAGTGGCTGAGTGCCACAAGCGTGGCACCAAGAACTTCTCCACTGCCGCTACCTTCCTCCTCTTCGGTTCCATCATGGGCCGGGCAGCCGTGGCACCCGTCACCTGGTCGGTCATCTCCTTGCTGCGTGGGGAGGCTTACATCTGTGCCCTCAGCGAGTTTGTCAGGCCATCCACCCTGGACAAGTTTCCATCTGAGTTTGGGGCTGAGGTGCTGGCGAGATTCCCCTGCAAAGACGTGCCAGCAAACCTCACCAAGTTCAGGGATGAGGTGACACGGAGGCTGAGATACGAATCCCAG CTCTTTGGCTGGCTGCTCATTGGAATCGTCGCCGTCCTGGTTTTCCTCATGAAGTGCCTGAAACACTGCTGCTCACCGCTGAGCTACCGGCAGGAGGCCTACTGGGCCCAGTACCGCTCCAACGAGGACAAGCTTTTCCGCCGCACGGCTGAAGTCCACTCCAGGATCCTGGCAGCAAAGAATGTGAAGCAATTCTTTGGATTTGTGGCACTTGATAAGGAGGAGAAGGAACTGGTGCAGGAGTTCCCAGTGGAGGGCGTGCAGCCAAGCCCCCAGTGGAATGCCATCACGGGTGTCTACATCTACCGGGAGAACAAGGGCTTCCCCCTTTATAGCCGGCTTCACAAATGGGCAAAAGGGGTGGAAGGGAATGGGCCAACCCCAGAGGGCCATGAAATGCTCTTCTTGGCTTCCTAA